From a region of the Mycolicibacterium sp. MU0050 genome:
- a CDS encoding TadA family conjugal transfer-associated ATPase → MSSSLVDRVRERLAAESGPLRPGLVAEAIRAESGGVLGDTEVLTNLRVLQTELTGAGPLEPLLRAPDTTDVLVVAPDSVWCDQGNGLQRSAVRFPDEDAVRRLAQRLALAAGRRLDDAQPWVDAVLPGPGGGAVAVRLHAVLPPVAAAGTCISLRVLRPAALTLAGLAAIGAVPPQAEQLLRDVVAARLAYLVSGGTGAGKTTLLAAMLGAVDPGERIVCVEDAAELRPAHPHVVRLVARGANVEGTGEITLRQLVRQALRMRPDRIVVGEVRGVEVVDLLAALNTGHDGGAGTVHANSTSEVPARLEALAATGGLDRAALHSQLAAAVQVLLHVDRVGGRRRLAEIALLRRAGASALCEPVTVWHADREWGGGRTQFRELLAGRCVP, encoded by the coding sequence GTGAGCTCGTCGCTGGTCGACCGGGTCCGGGAACGGCTGGCGGCCGAGTCCGGGCCGCTGCGCCCCGGTCTGGTCGCCGAGGCCATCCGCGCCGAATCCGGCGGGGTCCTCGGCGACACCGAGGTGCTCACCAACCTTCGGGTGTTGCAGACCGAGCTGACCGGCGCGGGTCCGCTGGAACCGCTACTGCGCGCACCGGACACCACCGACGTGCTGGTGGTCGCGCCCGACTCGGTGTGGTGCGATCAGGGAAACGGATTGCAGCGCAGCGCCGTTCGATTTCCGGACGAGGACGCGGTCCGGCGGCTGGCGCAGCGCTTGGCGCTCGCGGCCGGGCGCCGACTCGACGACGCGCAGCCCTGGGTCGACGCCGTGCTGCCCGGCCCCGGCGGCGGCGCGGTCGCGGTGCGCCTGCACGCGGTCCTGCCGCCGGTGGCCGCCGCCGGCACCTGCATCTCGCTGCGGGTGCTGCGCCCGGCCGCCTTGACCCTGGCCGGACTGGCCGCCATCGGGGCGGTCCCACCGCAGGCCGAACAGCTGCTGCGCGACGTCGTCGCGGCGCGGCTGGCCTACCTGGTCTCGGGCGGCACCGGGGCAGGGAAGACCACCTTGTTGGCGGCTATGCTCGGCGCCGTCGACCCGGGTGAACGCATCGTGTGCGTCGAGGACGCCGCCGAACTGCGACCCGCGCACCCGCATGTGGTGCGGCTGGTGGCCCGAGGGGCCAACGTGGAGGGTACCGGCGAGATCACGCTGCGCCAGCTGGTTCGCCAGGCGCTGCGGATGCGCCCGGATCGCATCGTGGTGGGGGAGGTGCGCGGAGTCGAGGTGGTCGACCTGCTGGCGGCCTTGAACACCGGCCACGACGGGGGTGCGGGCACCGTCCACGCCAACAGCACCTCCGAAGTGCCGGCCCGGCTGGAGGCTCTGGCGGCCACGGGAGGGCTGGACCGGGCCGCGCTGCACAGCCAACTCGCCGCGGCGGTGCAGGTGCTGCTGCACGTCGACCGGGTCGGCGGGCGGCGCCGGCTCGCCGAAATCGCGCTGCTGCGCCGCGCGGGTGCCTCCGCGCTCTGTGAACCGGTCACCGTATGGCACGCCGACCGTGAATGGGGCGGCGGCCGAACACAATTCCGAGAACTCCTGGCCGGCAGGTGTGTCCCGTGA
- a CDS encoding DUF4244 domain-containing protein — MDKLLLRARARLTVLVYDESGMSTVEYAIGTVAAAAFGAILYSVVTGDSIVGALTNIINRALNTGA, encoded by the coding sequence ATGGACAAGCTGCTGCTGCGCGCGCGGGCCCGGTTGACGGTGCTGGTGTACGACGAGTCGGGGATGTCGACGGTCGAATACGCGATCGGCACCGTGGCCGCCGCGGCCTTCGGCGCGATCCTCTACAGCGTCGTGACCGGAGACTCCATCGTCGGGGCACTGACGAACATCATCAACCGCGCCCTGAACACCGGCGCCTGA
- a CDS encoding type II secretion system F family protein: MTAAVLALALALLVNPIAAIRRSRTAAPAPRTETARLAADDPLAVASSLDVLAVCLSAGMSVSAAARATAAAAPPELALPLRRAADLLALGADPATAWSTSPAEVTDEHCVAFLRLARRSAASGSALAHGVAELAEQSRQAATHRAEAAAERASVVIAGPLGLCFLPAFVCLGVVPVVAGLAGEVLGSGLL; the protein is encoded by the coding sequence ATGACGGCGGCGGTGCTGGCGTTGGCCCTGGCCCTGCTGGTGAATCCCATTGCGGCGATACGCCGCTCGCGGACTGCCGCTCCGGCGCCGCGGACGGAGACCGCCCGGCTGGCCGCGGACGACCCACTGGCCGTCGCCTCGAGCCTGGATGTGCTCGCGGTCTGTCTGAGCGCCGGGATGTCCGTATCGGCGGCGGCGCGGGCGACCGCGGCCGCCGCGCCGCCCGAGCTCGCGCTGCCGTTGCGGCGCGCCGCGGATCTGCTTGCGCTGGGGGCGGACCCGGCGACCGCCTGGTCGACGTCGCCCGCCGAGGTCACCGACGAGCACTGCGTTGCCTTCCTGCGCTTGGCGCGGCGGTCGGCGGCCTCGGGCTCGGCGCTGGCCCACGGCGTCGCCGAGTTGGCCGAGCAGTCCCGGCAGGCCGCGACCCACCGGGCCGAAGCGGCCGCCGAGCGCGCCTCGGTGGTGATCGCCGGCCCGCTGGGGCTGTGCTTCCTGCCGGCGTTCGTGTGCCTGGGCGTCGTGCCCGTGGTGGCCGGGCTGGCCGGCGAGGTCCTGGGTTCGGGATTGCTGTGA
- a CDS encoding Rv3654c family TadE-like protein — MLAAAMVVAVLTVTVAVAQIGAAVLARHGAQAAADLAALAAAAAVPAGSAEACERARDVAAAMGASVTACAVTGSDVTVQVSVRAGLGVGEARAAARAGPV, encoded by the coding sequence GTGCTCGCCGCCGCGATGGTCGTCGCCGTGCTGACCGTGACGGTGGCGGTGGCGCAGATCGGGGCCGCGGTGCTGGCCCGGCACGGGGCGCAGGCGGCGGCCGATCTGGCCGCGCTGGCAGCGGCGGCCGCAGTGCCCGCCGGTAGCGCCGAAGCCTGTGAGCGGGCCCGGGACGTGGCCGCCGCGATGGGCGCGTCGGTCACCGCGTGCGCCGTGACCGGCTCGGACGTGACGGTGCAGGTCAGTGTCCGCGCCGGACTGGGCGTCGGCGAGGCGCGGGCGGCGGCGCGGGCCGGGCCGGTCTGA
- a CDS encoding DEAD/DEAH box helicase: METNFGSELLSAALAGADADAEHPIRHVAELPARGGRPARWPDWADPDVVRAFTDRGIAAPWTHQARAAQYAHDGRHVVISTGTASGKSLAYQLPALAALAADPRARVLYLSPTKALGHDQLRAAHALTTAVPRLADVAPTAYDGDSATEVRRFARERSRWLFSNPDMIHLSLLRNHARWAVFLRHLRYIVVDECHYYRGVFGSNVAMVLRRLLRLARRYGAADSSGPTVIFASATTAAPGETAAELIGQTVVEVPEDGSPQGARTVALWEPAMRTDVTGEHGAPVRRAAGTEAARVMADLMAEGARTLTFVRSRRGAELTALGARARLEDIAPQLADKVASYRAGYLAEDRRELEAAVADGRLLGLATTNALELGVDIAGLDAVVLAGFPGTVTSFWQQAGRSGRRGQSALVVLIARDDPLDTYLVHHPEALLDKPIERVVIDPTNPYVLGPQLLCAATELPLEDAEVREWSAESVAATLVDDGLLRRRGGRYFPAPGVDPHQAVDIRGSIGGQVSIVESDTGRLLGGVGAGRAPATVHPGAVYLHQGETYVVDSLQLDDGLAFVHAEDPGYTTFSRELTDLTVTGPGERVDFGAVTLGFVPVAVSHTVVGYLRRTLAGEVLDFVELTMPTQTLSTTAVMYSVTPELLMANGIDPLRIPGALHAAEHAAIGLLPLVASCDRGDIGGLSMAVGPENGLPTVFVYDGHPGGAGFAERGFRRAAQWLGATAAAIQACECPHGCPSCVQSPKCGNGNDPLDKAGAVTVLRSVLAALG, encoded by the coding sequence GTGGAGACGAATTTCGGCAGTGAGCTGCTGTCTGCGGCCCTCGCGGGCGCCGACGCCGACGCCGAGCATCCGATTCGTCATGTTGCCGAGTTGCCCGCCCGCGGCGGCCGGCCGGCTCGCTGGCCGGACTGGGCCGATCCCGACGTCGTGCGGGCGTTCACCGACCGCGGCATCGCCGCGCCCTGGACACACCAGGCCCGCGCCGCGCAGTACGCGCACGACGGACGCCACGTCGTGATCAGCACCGGGACGGCCTCGGGCAAGTCGCTGGCCTACCAGCTGCCGGCGCTGGCCGCGCTGGCCGCCGATCCGCGGGCACGGGTGCTGTACCTGTCGCCCACCAAGGCCCTCGGCCACGATCAGCTGCGCGCCGCCCACGCCCTGACGACGGCGGTGCCGCGGCTGGCCGACGTCGCGCCCACCGCCTACGACGGCGACAGCGCCACCGAGGTGCGCCGCTTCGCGCGGGAGCGCTCCCGTTGGCTGTTCTCCAACCCCGACATGATCCACCTGTCGCTGCTGCGCAACCATGCCCGCTGGGCGGTGTTCCTGCGCCACCTGCGCTACATCGTGGTCGACGAATGCCACTACTACCGCGGCGTGTTCGGGTCCAACGTCGCGATGGTGCTGCGGCGGCTGCTGCGGCTGGCCCGCCGTTACGGCGCCGCGGACAGCTCCGGTCCGACGGTGATTTTCGCCAGCGCCACGACCGCCGCCCCGGGCGAGACCGCCGCCGAGTTGATCGGGCAGACCGTCGTCGAGGTCCCCGAGGACGGTTCGCCGCAGGGCGCCCGCACCGTGGCCCTGTGGGAGCCGGCGATGCGCACCGACGTCACCGGCGAGCACGGCGCCCCGGTCCGACGCGCGGCCGGCACCGAGGCCGCGCGGGTGATGGCCGATCTGATGGCCGAGGGGGCGCGCACGCTGACGTTCGTGCGTTCGCGCCGCGGCGCCGAACTGACCGCGCTGGGCGCCCGCGCGCGGCTCGAGGACATCGCCCCGCAGCTCGCCGACAAGGTGGCGTCCTACCGCGCCGGGTATCTGGCCGAGGACCGCCGGGAGCTCGAGGCGGCGGTGGCCGACGGCCGACTGCTGGGGCTGGCCACCACCAACGCGTTGGAACTCGGCGTGGACATCGCCGGCCTGGATGCGGTGGTGCTGGCCGGGTTCCCGGGCACCGTCACCTCGTTCTGGCAGCAGGCCGGGCGCTCGGGGCGGCGCGGCCAGAGCGCGCTGGTGGTGCTCATCGCCCGCGACGACCCGCTGGACACCTACCTGGTGCACCACCCCGAGGCGCTGCTGGACAAACCGATCGAGCGGGTGGTGATCGATCCGACCAACCCCTACGTGCTGGGGCCGCAGCTGCTGTGCGCCGCCACCGAACTGCCCCTCGAGGACGCCGAGGTGCGCGAATGGAGCGCGGAGTCGGTGGCGGCCACGCTGGTCGACGACGGCCTGCTGCGGCGGCGCGGCGGGCGGTACTTCCCGGCGCCGGGCGTGGACCCGCACCAGGCGGTGGACATCCGGGGCTCGATCGGCGGGCAGGTCTCGATCGTCGAGAGCGACACCGGCCGGCTCCTCGGCGGGGTGGGCGCCGGGCGGGCGCCGGCGACCGTGCATCCCGGCGCGGTGTATCTGCATCAGGGTGAGACCTACGTGGTGGACTCCCTGCAACTCGACGACGGGCTGGCCTTCGTGCACGCCGAGGATCCGGGCTACACCACGTTTTCCCGCGAGCTGACCGACCTCACGGTGACCGGGCCGGGCGAGCGGGTGGACTTCGGCGCGGTCACCCTCGGGTTCGTCCCGGTGGCGGTGTCGCACACCGTGGTGGGTTACCTGCGCCGGACCCTGGCCGGGGAGGTCCTGGACTTCGTCGAACTGACCATGCCCACCCAGACGCTGTCCACCACCGCGGTCATGTACTCGGTGACGCCGGAGTTGTTGATGGCCAACGGAATTGACCCGCTGCGCATCCCGGGCGCCCTGCACGCCGCCGAGCATGCGGCCATCGGGTTGCTACCGCTGGTGGCCAGCTGCGACCGGGGCGACATCGGCGGGTTGTCGATGGCCGTGGGACCGGAGAACGGCCTGCCCACGGTGTTCGTCTACGACGGGCATCCCGGTGGGGCCGGGTTCGCCGAGCGAGGTTTCCGTCGGGCGGCCCAGTGGCTCGGCGCGACGGCCGCGGCGATCCAGGCCTGCGAGTGTCCGCACGGGTGTCCGTCGTGCGTCCAGTCGCCGAAATGCGGTAACGGAAACGACCCGCTGGACAAGGCCGGCGCCGTCACGGTGCTGCGCAGCGTGCTCGCCGCGCTGGGGTGA
- a CDS encoding TadE family type IV pilus minor pilin has product MSGDAGIGTVETALGVATLVAVVVVCAAGLGAILTGVRCTDAAREAARLAARGDQVAAAEAVRAVAPAGAQLRLHREGGFVVATVTAASALPGVPISARAVAAVEPTASG; this is encoded by the coding sequence CTGAGCGGCGATGCCGGCATCGGCACCGTCGAAACCGCGCTGGGGGTCGCGACGTTGGTGGCGGTGGTGGTGGTCTGCGCGGCCGGGCTCGGCGCCATCCTCACCGGCGTGCGGTGCACCGACGCCGCCCGCGAGGCGGCGCGGCTGGCCGCGCGCGGGGATCAGGTCGCCGCCGCCGAGGCGGTGCGGGCGGTCGCCCCGGCCGGGGCGCAGCTGCGGTTGCACCGCGAGGGCGGCTTCGTCGTCGCGACCGTCACCGCCGCCAGTGCGCTGCCCGGCGTGCCGATCAGCGCGCGGGCCGTGGCCGCAGTGGAGCCCACCGCGAGCGGGTGA
- a CDS encoding PAS domain-containing protein, whose product MSRDWLLIETLGGEPVVVADGPQTHKLVPISAFLRRSPHLSAIQTAVAETVNTASSLASITPKGNRVIRTEPVRMTDGTVHGVHVWVGPATAEPPQRPLPGPLVWNLTTGIATDTPESMRNSGLDPNSGLAANRAFTDDLAARNMSDRESQVLARAAEAEPGTTYCATWQLDDWRGEPISVGFVTRVVLEPVGGGREHVIARAMNWRSEGESRR is encoded by the coding sequence ATGAGCCGTGACTGGCTGCTGATCGAGACTTTGGGGGGCGAACCCGTCGTGGTCGCCGACGGACCGCAGACCCACAAGCTCGTCCCGATCAGCGCCTTCCTGCGCCGCAGCCCGCACCTGTCGGCGATCCAGACCGCCGTGGCCGAGACGGTCAACACCGCCAGCAGCCTGGCCAGCATCACCCCCAAGGGCAACCGGGTGATCCGGACCGAGCCGGTGCGGATGACCGACGGCACCGTGCACGGCGTGCACGTCTGGGTGGGGCCCGCGACGGCCGAACCACCGCAGCGACCTCTCCCGGGGCCGCTGGTATGGAATCTGACCACCGGCATTGCCACCGACACCCCGGAGTCGATGCGCAACAGCGGCCTGGACCCGAATTCCGGGCTGGCCGCCAACCGGGCCTTCACCGACGACCTCGCAGCCCGCAACATGAGCGACCGCGAAAGCCAGGTGCTGGCCCGCGCCGCCGAGGCCGAACCGGGGACCACCTACTGCGCCACCTGGCAGCTCGACGACTGGCGGGGGGAGCCGATCTCCGTGGGGTTCGTCACCCGGGTGGTTCTGGAACCGGTCGGTGGGGGACGCGAGCACGTGATCGCGCGGGCGATGAACTGGCGCAGCGAAGGCGAGTCTCGCCGCTGA